From one Patescibacteria group bacterium genomic stretch:
- a CDS encoding nucleotidyl transferase AbiEii/AbiGii toxin family protein, with protein sequence MKNLTAEKKMAGVPDFVIRNFLKEYLQYPVLQFIYNNPNYKRLVFTGGSCLRICYGAPRLSEDLDFDLLPKDYQKLKLEKLAKDLEKFFLKNYLLKIAVKCQGKTRVYLKFSLLKELGLAGAGESDWLYVKLEPSRTAFQNSETELIPVSQYGFNFLTKNYSLKFLMTGKIYAIFSRQWLKGQENKINIKGRDFYDIYWYFQKKVEPDYKNLKRLIGVSNKEELKEKLKERIEKAVTSKKLSYDLKNFFPDQPFIEDFCKNYKKIIKKYL encoded by the coding sequence ATGAAAAACTTAACGGCGGAGAAAAAAATGGCTGGCGTGCCCGATTTTGTGATTCGCAATTTTTTAAAGGAATATTTGCAATACCCGGTTTTGCAGTTCATTTACAATAATCCGAATTATAAACGGCTTGTTTTTACTGGCGGTTCTTGTTTAAGAATTTGCTATGGCGCTCCGCGCCTTTCAGAAGATTTAGATTTTGATTTATTGCCAAAAGATTATCAAAAGCTAAAATTAGAAAAATTAGCCAAAGATTTGGAGAAGTTTTTCTTAAAAAATTATTTGCTGAAAATCGCTGTAAAATGTCAGGGAAAAACCAGGGTATACTTAAAATTTTCTCTTTTAAAAGAGCTCGGTTTGGCCGGGGCCGGCGAAAGCGATTGGCTATATGTTAAACTTGAGCCGAGTAGGACCGCGTTCCAAAATTCAGAAACAGAACTAATTCCGGTTTCTCAATATGGTTTTAATTTTCTGACTAAAAATTATTCTTTAAAATTTCTGATGACCGGAAAAATCTATGCTATTTTTAGCCGGCAATGGCTTAAGGGGCAAGAAAATAAGATTAACATTAAGGGAAGGGATTTTTACGACATTTATTGGTATTTTCAAAAAAAGGTAGAACCGGATTATAAAAATCTTAAAAGATTGATTGGTGTTTCCAACAAAGAAGAGCTGAAGGAAAAATTGAAAGAAAGAATTGAAAAAGCCGTGACGTCAAAAAAACTTTCTTATGAT